One Caloenas nicobarica isolate bCalNic1 chromosome 31, bCalNic1.hap1, whole genome shotgun sequence genomic region harbors:
- the LRRC71 gene encoding leucine-rich repeat-containing protein 71, giving the protein MRRRGERAPKEKVAAAEEEAKGTGRKGEQGTEEYQCTGLLEQDFPELCARSGIAGIPRVTLRPPPSFPEDEEPAEPTLPETLARIQRKFSFFQPCIQVAREPEDPRSVRGIFLRGWKVEEEMLGVLSQCLPALAGLQAVHLWKVGLTEQLLPALAALLARCPRLRTLSLEGNPLPEPAFHMLMGSDSTLVHLSLRNNSIGDAAARLIGQSLSRPGTSNRSLASLVLSFNRISDLGASYIAEGLRLNRSLLSLSLANNNIGDAGATRLAKVLGPFALTHAEVVERRRLLLAEAQGRCHTTSKEPESWNKRPSSQSTSAGPEKLPPGKQGKAPTKKKEPSRKEEARPHRKAPEPRAARGRDSRSSTQEKLSSEALDLAEPLNPLLEEAREHRGSVILPGNRTLLNLNLTYNRVTERGLGAFVAVLEGQRQQKLKALGRQGLRCLSLERNRIPPGSPALARLRELLPPQDAPPGASQEEQEGGT; this is encoded by the exons AtgaggcggcggggggagcgtGCGCCCAAGGAGAAGGTGGCAGCGGCGGAGGAGGAGGCGAAGGGCACGGGGAGGAAGGGCGAGCAGGGCACGG AGGAATACCAGTGCACCGGGCTCCTGGAGCAGGACTTCCCCGAGCTCTGCGCCCGCTCTGGCATCGCCGGCATCCCCAGAGTTACCCTCCGGCCGCCCCCGAGCTTCCCCGAGGATG AGGAGCCTGCGGAGCCGACGCTGCCCGAGACCCTTGCCCGCATCCAGCGCAAGTTCAGCTTCTTCCAGCCCTGCATCCAGGTGGCGCGGGAGCCCGAGGACCCGCGCAGCGTCCGCGGGATCTTCCTGCGAG GCTGGAAGGTCgaggaggagatgctgggggtgctgagccAGTGCCTGCCCGCCCTGGCCGGGCTGCAGGCCGTGCA CCTTTGGAAGGTCGGGCTGACGGAGCAGCTGCTCCCGGCGCTGGCGGCACTGCTGGCACGCTGCCCTCGCCTCCG GACGCTCAGCCTGGAGGGGAACCCCTTGCCCGAGCCCGCCTTCCACATGCTGATGGGGAGCGACAGCAC GTTGGTCCATCTCTCGCTGCGCAACAACAGCATCGGGGACGCGGCCGCGCGGCTCATCGGGCAGAGCCTGTCCCGCCCCGGCACCTCCAACCGCAGCCTGGCCTCGCTCGTCCTCAGCTTCAACCGCATCTCGGACCTGGGCGCCAGCTACATCGCCGAG GGCCTGCGCCTGAACCGCTCCCTGCTCTCGCTGTCCCTGGCCAACAACAACATCGGTGACGCGGGGGCCACCAGGCTCGCTAAg GTCCTGGGGCCGTTCGCGCTGACGCACGCCGAGGTGGTGGAGCGACGGCGGCTGCTCTTGGCAGAGGCGCAGGGCCGGTGCCACACG ACCTCAAAGGAGCCCGAGAGCTGGAACAAACGTCCCTCCAGCCAGAGCACCAGCGCGGGCCCTGAGAAGCTGCCCCCGGGCAAGCAAGGCAAAGCCCCCACCAAgaagaag GAGCCGTCGCGGAAGGAGGAGGCCAGACCGCACAGGAAGG CACCggagcccagagctgcccgCGGCAGAGACTCGAGATCGAGCACCCAGGAGAAGCTGAGCTCAGAG GCGCTGGATCTGGCCGAGCCACTGAACCCGCTGCTGGAGGAGGCCCGGGAGCACCGGGGCAGCGTCATCCTGCCGGGAAACCGCACGCTGCTCAACCTCAACCTGACCT ACAACCGCGTCACCGAGCGCGGCCTCGGTGCCTTTGTGGCGGTGCTGGAGGGGCAGCGGCAGCAGAAGCTGAAGGCGCTGGGGCGGCAGGGGCTGCgctgcctgtccctggag AGGAACCGCATCCCCCCCGGCAGCCCGGCCCTGgcgcggctgcgggagctgctgccGCCACAGGACGCTCCCCCCGGAGCCTcccaggaagagcaggagggGGGGACGTAA